In the genome of Telluria mixta, the window GAACAGCGTCCTGCACGTCATCGAGAACGTCGGTCACTGCCCGCACATGAGCGCGCCCACGGAAAGCTCGCGCGCCATCGACAACTTCCTCGCGCACGCCCTGCGCTGACATCCGTGCCTACCGCGCCGTCCGGCGACATCCTGTTCGACCAGGCCGCCTGCGCGCTGCTGCTGACGGCCGCCGACGGCGTGATCCTGAAGGCGAACAGCATGGCGTGCACATGGCTCGGCTATGCGGAAGAGGAACTCGTCGGCAAGCTGCGCATGCAGGACCTGCTGCCGGTGGGCGCCCGCCTGTTCTACCACACGCATTGCCAGCCGATCCTGCAGGTGCAGGGCTCGGTGGCCGAGATCCAGGTCGACCTGCGCAACAAGCGCCAGGAGCGCATCCCCGTGCTCATCAACATCAGTCGCCGCCAGGAAGCGGACGGCATGCTCGACCACTGGGCCCTGTTCAAGGCATCGGACCGCCGGGCCTACGAACGGGAACTGCTGGCGGCCCGCAAGACGGCGGAAGCGGCGCTGGACGCGCGCCGCAGCGCCGAGGAGGCACTGAAAAAACTGAATGCCCAGCTGTCGGCCGCGGACCGGCGCAAGGACGAATTCCTCGCGACCTTGTCGCACGAACTGCGCAACCCGCTCGCGCCGATGCGCAGCGCGCTCGACATCCTCAAGCTGAAGTTCGGCCAGGGCACGGACAACCGCCTGCTGCAGGCGTTCGACCGGCAGCTGCGCCACATGACGCGCCTCGTCGACGACCTGATGGAAGTCTCGCGCATCACGCAGGGACGCATGCAGCTGCAGCGCGCGCCGGTGGAACTGTCGGCCCTCGTGCAGGGCGCGGCGCACGACCTCGCTGCGACGATGGAAGCGGCGCGCCACACGCTGCGCGTGTCCATCGCCGAACCGCCCGTGATCGTGGACGGCGACGCGACGCGCCTCGCGCAGGTCGTCATCAACCTGCTGACCAATGCCGCCAAGTACACGCCGGACGGCGGCACGATCGAACTATGCCTGTCGTGCGACGACGGCACGGCCGAGATCAGCGTGCGCGACAACGGCATCGGCCTGCCCGCCTCGGCGCTCGCCACCGTCTTCGACATGTTCTCCCAGCTCGAACCCGCGCTGGAGCGTTCGAAGGGAGGCCTCGGCATTGGCCTGGCGCTCGTGCGCGGCATCGTCCAACTGCATGGCGGCAGCGTGCACGCGGACAGTCCCGGGCCCGGTCTCGGCAGCACGTTCACGATGCGGCTGCCGCTGGCGGCGGGCAGCGTGTGCGCACCTGCACCGGTGCCCGCATCGAGCGGCGCGGCGCCGTCCCAGTTGCGCGTCCTCGTCGTGGACGACAACGAGGATGCCGGCGAGACGCTGGCGATGACGCTGGAACTGTATGGCTTCGACGTGAAGACGGCATCGACGGCCGCCCGCGCGCTGGACATGCTGCCCGGCTTCGCGCCGGCCGTCGCCCTGCTCGACATCGGCCTGCCGGACATGAACGGCTATGAACTCGCGCGCCGGGTGCGCGCGTTACCTCTGGGTGCGGGTATCACGCTGATCGCGACGACCGGGTGGGGACAGCAGAAGGACCGCGAGCGCGCGTTCGCGGCCGGGTTCGATCATCACCTCACCAAGCCGATCGATTTCGATCTGCTGCGGTCGTATTTACCCCGTTAACTCGCGCTCGGCCGCTTGACCGCAGGCCCCTTGCGCGTGCCCGGCGCCACCGAGATCTGCACGCATGGCACGCGATCGCCCTGCAGGGTGACGTCGAACGCCATCAGCTCGTCGCGGCGGAATGCATGCACGGTCACCGTGTCGCCCACGCGGTAGCGCGCGAACAGCTGGTCCAGGTTCGATGGGTTGGCGTTCACGCGCAGGCTGTCGACGGCGATGAGGATGTCGCCGGCCGACAGACCCGCCTGATGCGCCGCGCCGCCTTCGTGCACCTGCGTCAGCTTGACGCCGGCGGCGTCGCGGCCGACGCCGACGTCCAGCGACGGCTTGGCATTCTTGCGCTCTTCCGTCACCTTGACGCTGAACGGCGCGTACAGCTTGGCCAGCGGGATGTCTTCCGTGCCGCGGATGTAGCGGTCGAAGATCGACTTCAACCGGACGCCGCTCGCCTCGTCGAACAGGCTTTCGACCTCCTGCTCCGTCACGCCGCGCGCCCCACCCTTGTAGAAATCGCGGCCGTAGCGGTCCCACAGCGCGAGCATGATGTCGTCCAGCGACTTCGCGCCTT includes:
- a CDS encoding hybrid sensor histidine kinase/response regulator, which gives rise to MPTAPSGDILFDQAACALLLTAADGVILKANSMACTWLGYAEEELVGKLRMQDLLPVGARLFYHTHCQPILQVQGSVAEIQVDLRNKRQERIPVLINISRRQEADGMLDHWALFKASDRRAYERELLAARKTAEAALDARRSAEEALKKLNAQLSAADRRKDEFLATLSHELRNPLAPMRSALDILKLKFGQGTDNRLLQAFDRQLRHMTRLVDDLMEVSRITQGRMQLQRAPVELSALVQGAAHDLAATMEAARHTLRVSIAEPPVIVDGDATRLAQVVINLLTNAAKYTPDGGTIELCLSCDDGTAEISVRDNGIGLPASALATVFDMFSQLEPALERSKGGLGIGLALVRGIVQLHGGSVHADSPGPGLGSTFTMRLPLAAGSVCAPAPVPASSGAAPSQLRVLVVDDNEDAGETLAMTLELYGFDVKTASTAARALDMLPGFAPAVALLDIGLPDMNGYELARRVRALPLGAGITLIATTGWGQQKDRERAFAAGFDHHLTKPIDFDLLRSYLPR